Proteins encoded together in one Chitinophaga varians window:
- a CDS encoding heparinase II/III family protein, with the protein MRISLLLILVCCSFQLFAQPAPRDYLYTAWKAADGNSAFSNMSWRENQRNHILEVIQQLPAVTRERMLADADKAMSFTWPALPASLYLEYRDNGNRVNFENAQFERRKVLSVLVAGELAGGNGKYIPQIANGLWAILEESTWVLPAHIGAQKAGNGLADPAEQIIDLFAGETAATISWAQFLMDRKLDKYSPMISKRIDYELNRRIVVPFLERTDFWWMGFNGKPMNNWNIWINTNILQTALLAVNERNTRNKVIEKAIRSADFFLNGYPEDGGCDEGPSYWGHAGGKLIEFVNWMRWASAGKADLSKNELIHRIGAYIYKMHIDSSRFVNFADASASTIPPPHTVFLYGEIFKDQQMKEFAAYLYRLANPDTNYIKTNSLLTFIYDLEGRKSFLSTTPAGPFTSVNWLPDLQVLSLRSVQGGSRGLFFAAKGGHNAESHNHNDIGNFVLYMDGQPAIIDVGVGTYTKQTFSKDRYQLWYMQSQWHNCPTVNGVQQQDGRRFQAKDVSFSDKGSTKILDMDIAAAYPESAMVKSLKRTFTFTPADSRLKLTEAYELQSWKAPYQLHFITCLPPDTKTPGKVLLTEDFATMEITYDVSRFEAVSERQTVDDGRLSPVWGNAVYRITLKAKGQALKDKYNVDFAIKRRH; encoded by the coding sequence ATGCGCATTTCACTGTTGTTGATCTTAGTATGTTGTAGTTTTCAGCTGTTTGCCCAGCCGGCGCCAAGGGACTACCTGTATACCGCCTGGAAAGCGGCGGATGGCAATTCCGCCTTCAGCAATATGAGCTGGCGGGAGAACCAGCGCAATCACATTCTGGAAGTGATACAACAATTACCGGCAGTGACCCGCGAGCGCATGCTGGCGGATGCTGATAAGGCGATGAGCTTCACCTGGCCTGCCTTACCGGCATCTTTGTACCTGGAATACCGCGACAACGGGAACCGGGTCAATTTCGAAAATGCGCAGTTCGAGCGGCGCAAGGTATTGTCAGTCCTGGTGGCGGGTGAACTAGCCGGCGGCAATGGAAAGTACATCCCACAGATCGCAAATGGCTTGTGGGCTATCCTCGAGGAAAGCACCTGGGTATTGCCGGCACATATCGGGGCCCAGAAAGCCGGCAACGGCCTGGCAGATCCTGCTGAACAGATCATTGACCTCTTTGCCGGGGAAACGGCGGCCACCATCAGCTGGGCGCAGTTCCTGATGGACAGGAAGCTGGATAAGTATTCGCCTATGATCAGCAAACGGATCGACTATGAGCTGAACCGGCGTATTGTTGTCCCGTTCCTGGAGCGGACTGATTTCTGGTGGATGGGCTTTAACGGCAAACCGATGAACAACTGGAATATCTGGATCAATACCAATATTCTGCAGACAGCCCTGCTTGCTGTAAACGAGAGGAATACACGTAATAAAGTGATAGAGAAAGCTATTCGGAGCGCTGATTTTTTCCTGAACGGATATCCCGAAGATGGTGGCTGTGATGAGGGCCCCAGCTATTGGGGACATGCCGGCGGCAAACTGATAGAGTTTGTGAACTGGATGCGTTGGGCTTCCGCCGGCAAGGCAGACCTCAGTAAAAATGAACTCATACATCGTATCGGCGCCTATATCTACAAGATGCATATCGACAGCAGCCGGTTTGTGAACTTCGCTGACGCCTCCGCCAGCACCATCCCGCCGCCACATACCGTATTCCTGTATGGCGAAATTTTCAAAGACCAGCAGATGAAGGAGTTTGCCGCCTATCTGTACCGGCTGGCCAATCCGGATACCAACTACATCAAAACCAATTCCCTGCTGACATTTATATATGACCTGGAAGGACGTAAGTCTTTTCTTAGCACCACGCCGGCAGGGCCTTTTACTTCCGTAAACTGGTTGCCCGACTTGCAGGTGCTGTCTCTTCGCTCCGTGCAGGGCGGTTCACGGGGACTGTTTTTCGCTGCTAAAGGCGGCCATAACGCCGAAAGCCATAACCATAACGATATCGGCAATTTTGTGCTGTATATGGACGGCCAGCCTGCCATCATAGACGTTGGCGTGGGCACTTATACCAAACAGACTTTCAGCAAAGACCGGTACCAGTTGTGGTATATGCAATCACAATGGCATAACTGTCCAACGGTGAATGGTGTGCAACAACAGGATGGACGCAGGTTCCAGGCGAAGGACGTATCTTTCTCAGATAAAGGCAGCACGAAGATATTGGATATGGACATTGCCGCAGCCTATCCCGAATCGGCCATGGTAAAGAGTTTGAAGCGTACTTTCACTTTTACGCCGGCAGATTCCCGGTTGAAGCTGACCGAGGCCTATGAGCTGCAATCCTGGAAAGCGCCCTACCAGCTCCATTTTATAACCTGCCTGCCTCCGGATACCAAAACACCGGGAAAGGTATTGTTGACAGAAGACTTTGCCACCATGGAAATCACGTATGATGTTTCCCGTTTTGAGGCCGTGTCGGAGCGACAGACCGTTGATGATGGCCGGTTGTCGCCGGTGTGGGGAAATGCTGTGTACCGTATCACGCTCAAAGCCAAAGGGCAGGCGTTAAAGGATAAATACAATGTTGATTTTGCTATCAAACGCCGGCACTAG
- a CDS encoding sugar kinase, with the protein MKAVKVITFGELLLRLSPDLGNNSSAIFVGGAEANVAAALGRWGTPVAYISKVPENGFSREVLRQLNHRGIATDRMLWGGDRIGIYYLAQGSDLKHAEVVYDRKYSSFSQIVPGTVNWDELLGDAEWFHWSAISPALNPDAAVICKEVLEAATRKGMTISTDLNYRSKLWQYGKQPHEVMPELVAYCDVVMGNIWAAHTMLDTTLDTAALEADTKAAYLAQAQQVAEEITGKYTRCKRVAFTFRFSKDATHAQYYTFYYHNGQISISREYETREVVDRVGSGDCFMAGLIHAQLEGRDDQGIISYAAAAAYSKFFVKGDFNTTSYEDIIKLM; encoded by the coding sequence ATGAAAGCTGTAAAAGTTATCACTTTCGGGGAACTGTTGCTGCGCCTGTCACCTGACCTGGGCAACAACAGTTCCGCTATTTTTGTCGGTGGCGCAGAAGCTAATGTGGCCGCCGCATTGGGACGCTGGGGCACGCCGGTGGCTTATATCAGCAAGGTGCCGGAAAACGGTTTTTCCCGGGAAGTGCTGCGTCAGCTGAACCACAGGGGCATTGCTACCGACCGGATGTTATGGGGAGGCGACCGTATCGGTATTTATTACCTCGCACAGGGCAGTGACCTGAAACATGCAGAGGTGGTATATGACCGTAAATATTCTTCTTTCAGCCAGATAGTGCCCGGAACAGTTAACTGGGACGAGCTGCTGGGTGATGCCGAATGGTTTCACTGGAGCGCTATCAGTCCCGCGTTGAACCCGGACGCGGCGGTTATCTGTAAAGAGGTGCTGGAAGCCGCCACCCGTAAGGGAATGACTATATCCACCGATCTTAACTACCGCAGCAAATTATGGCAATACGGAAAGCAGCCGCATGAAGTGATGCCTGAGCTGGTAGCTTATTGTGACGTAGTGATGGGGAATATCTGGGCCGCTCATACCATGCTGGACACCACACTGGACACCGCAGCGCTGGAAGCAGATACCAAAGCGGCATACCTGGCGCAGGCACAGCAGGTAGCAGAAGAGATAACGGGAAAGTATACACGTTGTAAAAGAGTGGCTTTTACTTTCCGGTTTAGCAAGGACGCCACGCATGCGCAGTATTACACTTTCTATTACCATAACGGGCAGATTAGTATTTCAAGGGAATATGAAACGCGGGAAGTAGTGGACCGTGTGGGCAGCGGGGATTGTTTTATGGCGGGACTTATCCATGCACAGCTGGAAGGAAGGGATGATCAGGGTATTATTTCCTATGCCGCCGCCGCCGCTTATTCCAAGTTTTTTGTAAAAGGAGATTTTAACACGACCTCTTACGAGGACATAATAAAACTGATGTAA
- the kduI gene encoding 5-dehydro-4-deoxy-D-glucuronate isomerase → MSTQYESRYASSPSEVKSMDTEALRKAFLIEKVFEADQISWVHTHYDRYLTAGAMPVKGGLELQTIDLLKAAYFLERRELGMINVGGAGMVEVDGEQFEIGFKEALYVGKGKQKVVFHSKDAAQPAKFYLNSTPAHHSYPTRKVSRNEAEVVTLGALETSNHRTINKLLVNSVLETCQLQMGMTELKPGSVWNTMPAHTHDRRMEVYFYFEVPEGQSVCHFMGQPQETRHIWMQNEQAVISPPWSVHSGAGTSNYTFIWGMAGENLDYGDMDHCKITELR, encoded by the coding sequence ATGAGCACACAGTATGAATCAAGGTATGCCAGCAGCCCTTCAGAGGTGAAAAGCATGGATACCGAAGCGCTGAGAAAGGCATTTCTGATAGAAAAAGTTTTTGAGGCAGACCAGATTTCATGGGTACACACGCATTACGACCGCTATCTGACAGCCGGCGCCATGCCGGTGAAAGGCGGTCTTGAACTGCAAACGATTGATCTGCTGAAAGCCGCGTATTTCCTGGAGCGCAGAGAGCTGGGAATGATTAATGTTGGCGGTGCGGGCATGGTGGAAGTGGACGGTGAACAATTTGAGATCGGCTTCAAAGAAGCATTGTATGTGGGAAAAGGCAAACAAAAGGTGGTCTTCCACAGTAAAGACGCTGCACAGCCGGCAAAATTCTATCTCAACTCCACCCCCGCGCATCACAGCTATCCTACCCGTAAGGTATCCAGAAATGAAGCGGAAGTAGTGACGCTGGGCGCACTGGAAACATCTAACCATCGTACCATCAACAAGCTGCTGGTAAATTCCGTACTGGAAACCTGCCAGCTGCAAATGGGCATGACCGAGCTGAAACCCGGCAGCGTATGGAACACGATGCCAGCGCATACCCATGACAGGCGAATGGAGGTATATTTCTATTTTGAAGTACCGGAAGGCCAGTCCGTTTGCCACTTTATGGGGCAGCCACAGGAGACGCGCCATATCTGGATGCAGAACGAACAGGCCGTGATTTCTCCGCCCTGGTCCGTGCATTCCGGCGCCGGCACCAGCAACTACACCTTTATCTGGGGTATGGCCGGAGAGAACCTGGATTATGGCGATATGGACCATTGCAAGATCACTGAATTACGCTAA
- a CDS encoding DUF4861 family protein has protein sequence MKMKNIIAGSLLGLSALHFGPDAGAVPQQTAIVAPSLNALSAQFIRAYMERVANWQWQSIERKGWANPQTNWTNGAMYAGMMALSQVTDNPFFIQRLIQVGKDNNWNTGPDRFFADEYCIGQLYAQLYPYYRDPVMIDKFRKLADSIVAAPHTEPLDWKNGIHHREWAWCDALFMGPPALGYLSAATGDPRYLETADKLWWKTTDFLFDKNDSLYYRDARYFDQKEKNGAKVFWSRGNGWVMGGLARLLDNMPANYANRARFVDLFKKMAYRIAALQTADGTWHASLLDPDSYPSKETSGTGFYVYALMWGVNNGILPEKDFLPVIHKGWQALTDCVQPDGKLGFVQVVAAAPGKATADDSEVYGVGAFLLAGAELIKYNLQQNSPGDITITNPTGLNREGEIVEIPYDQFTAKLNKDTRKSFKVMDLLSDQEVPYQLIYDGGKTPKAVLLQVSVTPAGSRQLAVKAGTPAAVTPKAYGRFVPERKDDYAWENDRMAYRMYGPALEKTPKEMAYGIDVWAKRTTDMVIDTWYKLDNYHHDNGQGLDYYSVGLTLGAGDIAPYGKDTIYFPKNYRQWKRLDNGPLRTVFALTYDTWQAGNIPVSVTKTISLDAGSQLNKMQVQYSFKGDQLPVVTGIVKRKDPGAVLLDEKNGVMGYWEPQHGEDGTLGIGCVFPASVPGMKTDNVHLLSPGIAHSQQPYVYYFGAAWNKGGRITNAEEWFKYLEAFSQRVREPLKVTIQ, from the coding sequence ATGAAAATGAAAAACATCATTGCAGGAAGCCTGCTGGGCCTGTCGGCCCTGCACTTCGGGCCGGATGCGGGGGCTGTTCCGCAGCAAACGGCTATTGTGGCGCCTTCGCTCAATGCATTGTCGGCGCAGTTTATCCGTGCTTACATGGAGAGAGTGGCCAACTGGCAATGGCAGTCCATCGAACGGAAAGGTTGGGCCAACCCACAAACCAACTGGACCAACGGCGCCATGTACGCCGGCATGATGGCCCTCAGCCAGGTGACTGACAATCCGTTTTTTATACAGCGGTTGATACAGGTAGGTAAAGACAATAACTGGAATACAGGGCCTGACCGTTTTTTCGCGGATGAATACTGTATCGGTCAACTCTACGCCCAGCTGTACCCTTATTATAGAGACCCTGTGATGATTGATAAATTCCGGAAGCTGGCAGACAGTATTGTAGCTGCGCCTCATACCGAGCCGCTGGACTGGAAGAACGGTATCCATCACCGGGAGTGGGCCTGGTGCGACGCCCTGTTTATGGGCCCGCCGGCATTAGGTTATCTCTCTGCGGCCACCGGTGACCCGCGTTACCTGGAGACCGCTGATAAGCTGTGGTGGAAAACCACTGACTTCCTGTTCGACAAAAACGACAGCCTGTACTATCGTGACGCCCGCTACTTTGACCAGAAAGAGAAAAACGGTGCCAAAGTGTTCTGGAGCCGTGGCAACGGCTGGGTGATGGGCGGCCTGGCCCGCCTGCTGGACAATATGCCCGCAAACTACGCCAACAGGGCACGTTTCGTGGACCTGTTCAAAAAAATGGCTTACCGTATTGCAGCACTGCAAACAGCCGATGGCACCTGGCATGCCAGCCTGCTGGACCCCGACAGCTATCCTTCCAAAGAAACCAGTGGTACCGGCTTCTACGTGTATGCGCTCATGTGGGGCGTCAACAATGGTATTTTACCGGAGAAGGACTTCCTGCCCGTTATCCACAAAGGATGGCAGGCACTGACAGACTGCGTGCAGCCGGACGGTAAACTGGGCTTTGTACAGGTAGTGGCGGCTGCTCCAGGCAAAGCCACTGCCGATGATTCGGAAGTATATGGCGTAGGTGCTTTCCTGTTAGCCGGCGCTGAACTGATCAAATATAATCTTCAGCAGAACAGTCCGGGTGATATCACCATTACCAACCCTACGGGCCTGAACCGCGAAGGTGAGATCGTAGAGATTCCTTACGATCAGTTTACAGCGAAACTTAATAAGGACACACGCAAGTCTTTCAAAGTGATGGACCTGTTGTCCGACCAGGAAGTTCCTTACCAGTTGATATACGATGGCGGTAAAACGCCGAAAGCCGTATTACTGCAGGTGAGCGTAACGCCCGCCGGCAGCCGTCAGCTGGCCGTGAAGGCAGGCACGCCCGCAGCGGTAACACCAAAAGCCTATGGCCGTTTTGTACCGGAAAGGAAAGATGACTATGCCTGGGAAAATGACCGGATGGCCTACCGCATGTATGGCCCTGCACTGGAAAAAACGCCCAAGGAAATGGCTTACGGTATTGATGTATGGGCCAAGCGTACCACTGATATGGTGATCGACACCTGGTACAAGCTGGACAACTACCACCACGATAACGGCCAGGGGCTTGATTATTACAGTGTAGGACTTACGCTGGGCGCCGGTGATATCGCGCCTTATGGCAAGGATACTATCTATTTCCCGAAGAATTACCGTCAATGGAAGCGGCTGGACAACGGTCCGCTCCGCACCGTTTTTGCACTCACCTACGATACGTGGCAGGCCGGTAATATACCCGTTTCCGTTACCAAAACCATCTCCCTGGACGCCGGTTCCCAGTTGAACAAAATGCAGGTGCAATACAGCTTCAAAGGCGATCAGCTGCCGGTGGTGACAGGCATCGTAAAACGGAAAGACCCCGGCGCCGTACTGCTGGACGAGAAGAATGGTGTGATGGGTTATTGGGAGCCACAACATGGTGAAGACGGCACCCTTGGAATAGGTTGTGTTTTCCCTGCTTCTGTGCCTGGCATGAAAACAGATAACGTACATTTACTGAGCCCGGGTATAGCCCACAGCCAGCAGCCGTACGTGTATTATTTCGGCGCCGCCTGGAACAAAGGCGGACGGATTACGAATGCAGAAGAATGGTTTAAATATCTGGAAGCATTTTCACAACGCGTTAGAGAACCACTTAAAGTAACGATTCAATAA
- a CDS encoding UxaA family hydrolase yields MNTYLQIHPNDNVLVALQDIPAGTNISFNGQDIQLQQNISAKHKFLINDIDGNAPITMYGVLVGKSTRPLKKGESITTDNVVHDANAFHEKDGAMQWQAPDISKWKNATFMGYQREDGQVGTRNYWLVIPLVFCENRNVSVIKTAFEKGLGFAPAEVYNEQVQDLVALYKSGNIEAVKQYEAENITATDKRNVIFPNIDGIKFLTHEGGCGGTRQDSDALCALLAGYIHHSNVAGATILSLGCQHAQVSILQEALKKLNPQFNKPVLVYEQQKSASEFAMLSAAIKDTFLALIEANKQSRQPCPLSKLVIGLECGGSDGFSGISANPAVGHTSDLLVALGGTSILSEFPELCGVEQELINRCVTEEISDKFIRIMRAYENQAQSVGSGFYMNPSPGNIKDGLITDAIKSAGAAKKGGTSPVTDVLDYTEYVTKPGLNLLCTPGNDVESTSAEVGSGANIVLFTTGLGTPTGNPIAPVVKLATNTKLATRMKDIIDINTGTIISGEHSIAEMGEQILDYVIKAASGEIHTKAEQLNQDDFIPWKRGVSL; encoded by the coding sequence ATGAACACTTACTTACAAATTCATCCGAATGATAATGTGCTGGTGGCCCTCCAAGATATCCCCGCCGGTACCAATATATCATTTAACGGCCAAGACATACAGCTTCAGCAAAATATCTCTGCGAAACATAAATTCCTGATCAACGATATCGACGGCAATGCGCCTATTACCATGTACGGTGTACTGGTAGGAAAATCCACCCGTCCGCTGAAAAAAGGGGAAAGCATCACTACAGATAATGTCGTACACGATGCCAATGCTTTCCACGAAAAAGACGGCGCCATGCAGTGGCAGGCGCCCGATATCAGCAAATGGAAAAATGCCACGTTCATGGGCTACCAACGCGAAGACGGACAGGTGGGCACCCGCAACTACTGGCTCGTTATTCCACTGGTATTCTGTGAAAACAGGAATGTGAGCGTGATTAAAACAGCTTTTGAAAAAGGGCTGGGATTTGCGCCGGCAGAGGTTTACAATGAACAGGTGCAGGACCTCGTTGCCCTCTATAAAAGCGGCAACATAGAAGCGGTAAAACAATACGAAGCAGAAAATATAACGGCAACGGATAAACGTAATGTTATATTTCCCAATATCGACGGTATCAAGTTTCTCACCCATGAAGGTGGTTGCGGCGGTACCCGTCAGGATTCGGACGCATTGTGTGCCCTGCTGGCCGGCTATATCCACCACTCCAACGTGGCGGGAGCCACCATCCTCAGCCTGGGCTGTCAGCATGCACAGGTGTCTATTCTCCAGGAAGCCCTGAAAAAACTGAACCCTCAGTTCAACAAACCGGTACTGGTGTATGAACAACAAAAAAGCGCTTCTGAATTCGCCATGCTGTCAGCCGCCATCAAGGATACTTTCCTGGCACTGATTGAAGCGAACAAACAGTCGCGCCAGCCCTGTCCGCTGTCCAAACTGGTCATAGGCCTGGAATGCGGCGGCTCCGACGGTTTCTCCGGCATCTCTGCCAACCCCGCAGTAGGTCATACCTCCGATCTGCTGGTGGCATTGGGCGGCACTTCCATCCTCTCTGAGTTCCCGGAACTCTGCGGCGTGGAACAGGAACTGATCAACCGTTGCGTCACAGAAGAAATTTCCGATAAGTTCATCCGGATCATGCGTGCTTATGAAAACCAGGCCCAGTCAGTGGGTTCCGGCTTTTATATGAACCCGTCCCCCGGCAATATCAAAGACGGCCTTATCACTGACGCGATCAAATCTGCCGGCGCTGCTAAAAAAGGCGGCACCTCTCCGGTGACTGACGTGCTCGACTATACGGAATATGTTACCAAACCAGGCCTGAACCTGTTATGCACACCGGGCAACGACGTAGAGTCCACCTCTGCGGAAGTAGGTTCCGGCGCCAACATCGTACTGTTTACCACCGGCCTCGGCACGCCTACCGGCAACCCGATCGCTCCCGTGGTGAAGCTGGCCACCAACACCAAACTGGCCACCCGCATGAAAGATATCATCGATATCAATACCGGCACTATCATCAGCGGAGAACACAGCATCGCCGAAATGGGCGAGCAGATCCTCGATTACGTCATCAAAGCGGCCAGCGGCGAAATACATACCAAAGCCGAACAACTGAACCAGGATGACTTCATTCCATGGAAAAGAGGCGTTTCGTTATAA
- a CDS encoding MFS transporter produces MNSTTLGNYRWRVCALLFVATTINYIDRQVLGLLKSDLSSEFNWTEQDYSNLVMIFSAAYSVGLLFFGRLVDKMGSKNGYSISIIVWSLSAMAHSLVRSTMGFGIVRSILGVSEAGNFPAAIKATAEWFPKKERALATGIFNSGSNIAAVVGPVMVYWLARNHGWRHAFFWTGAIGFIWLVLWWIYYEVPARQKRVGKAEFDHIHSDQEVEEAAPQPVKWGRLLGIRQTWAFVFGKLLTDPVWWFFLFWLPGYLESIFHVNLKANLGLPIIIIYSVTSFGSIGGGWLSSHLIKSGWPIFKARKVSMLIFALCVAPIVLIQYINNVWLAIALISLATAAHQAWSATIFTTASDMFPKRAVSSVVGIGGMAGSIGGTLFPIVIGAMLEHYKVLGNIGIGYNILFVMCGVAYLLAWTVMHFFAPKMEQVKL; encoded by the coding sequence ATGAATTCCACAACTTTAGGTAACTATCGCTGGCGTGTGTGCGCACTTCTCTTTGTAGCTACCACGATTAACTATATTGACAGGCAGGTGCTGGGTTTACTGAAAAGTGACCTTTCCAGTGAATTCAACTGGACTGAACAGGATTATAGTAACCTGGTCATGATTTTCTCTGCGGCCTATTCCGTTGGTTTATTGTTTTTTGGCCGATTGGTAGATAAAATGGGGTCCAAAAACGGATACAGTATTTCTATCATCGTGTGGAGCCTTTCTGCTATGGCGCATTCGCTGGTACGCTCCACCATGGGTTTTGGTATAGTACGTTCTATCCTGGGCGTGAGTGAAGCGGGCAATTTCCCGGCGGCGATCAAAGCTACTGCGGAATGGTTTCCCAAAAAGGAAAGGGCCCTTGCTACCGGTATCTTTAACAGCGGATCTAACATTGCCGCAGTGGTAGGGCCGGTGATGGTATACTGGCTGGCCCGCAACCATGGCTGGCGTCATGCTTTCTTCTGGACCGGCGCCATTGGTTTCATCTGGCTGGTATTATGGTGGATTTATTATGAAGTGCCTGCCCGTCAGAAAAGAGTAGGCAAAGCGGAATTTGATCATATTCATTCTGACCAGGAAGTGGAGGAAGCAGCACCGCAACCGGTGAAATGGGGAAGATTGTTGGGCATCAGGCAAACCTGGGCTTTTGTGTTTGGCAAACTGCTCACCGACCCGGTATGGTGGTTTTTCCTTTTCTGGCTGCCGGGATACCTGGAATCTATCTTTCACGTTAACCTGAAAGCCAATCTGGGGCTGCCTATTATCATCATCTATTCGGTGACCAGCTTCGGCAGCATCGGTGGCGGATGGTTATCATCTCACCTGATAAAAAGCGGATGGCCTATTTTTAAAGCCCGTAAGGTATCGATGCTCATATTCGCATTGTGTGTGGCACCGATCGTATTGATACAGTATATCAACAATGTATGGCTGGCGATAGCGCTTATCAGTCTTGCTACCGCAGCCCACCAGGCCTGGTCTGCCACCATCTTCACCACCGCTTCAGACATGTTCCCTAAACGTGCAGTAAGCTCTGTGGTAGGCATCGGCGGTATGGCCGGCTCTATCGGCGGTACGCTGTTCCCCATCGTAATAGGCGCTATGCTGGAGCATTATAAAGTGCTGGGCAATATCGGCATCGGCTACAACATCCTTTTTGTGATGTGTGGCGTGGCTTATTTGCTGGCATGGACAGTGATGCATTTCTTTGCCCCGAAAATGGAACAGGTGAAGCTATAA
- a CDS encoding bifunctional 4-hydroxy-2-oxoglutarate aldolase/2-dehydro-3-deoxy-phosphogluconate aldolase, whose translation MAPRPETIIAAFEQSGIIPVFYHDDADVCCEVLQACYDGGLRVFEFTSRGAQAQQNFSRLLELKRAKMPDLYLGIGTIKDAAAAAAYTQLGADFIVCPVTDPETGAYCRSQQVLWIPGCMTPTEISVAEKNEAKLVKLFPGNVLGPAYVKAIKPLFPNLKFMPTGGVEPTRVSMDAWFDAGVVCVGMGSNLLAKSLIDSRDWASLKEKIVQTFAFLSDKA comes from the coding sequence ATGGCACCACGCCCGGAAACCATTATTGCTGCATTTGAGCAGAGCGGTATTATTCCAGTATTTTATCATGACGATGCCGATGTGTGTTGTGAAGTACTGCAGGCTTGTTATGACGGAGGCCTCCGCGTATTTGAATTTACCAGCAGGGGAGCGCAGGCGCAGCAGAATTTCTCCCGGTTGCTGGAGCTGAAGCGGGCTAAGATGCCTGATTTGTACCTGGGTATCGGCACCATCAAAGATGCCGCCGCTGCCGCCGCCTATACGCAGCTGGGCGCTGATTTCATAGTATGCCCCGTCACCGATCCGGAAACCGGCGCTTACTGCCGTTCACAGCAGGTACTGTGGATACCGGGGTGTATGACGCCTACCGAAATTTCCGTGGCGGAAAAAAATGAGGCGAAGCTGGTGAAACTGTTTCCCGGCAACGTGTTGGGCCCGGCTTATGTGAAAGCGATCAAGCCGCTGTTCCCGAATCTGAAATTTATGCCTACCGGCGGTGTGGAGCCTACCCGTGTGAGTATGGACGCCTGGTTTGATGCCGGTGTTGTTTGTGTAGGTATGGGCAGCAATTTGCTTGCTAAATCCCTGATTGACAGCCGTGATTGGGCATCGCTGAAAGAGAAAATAGTGCAAACGTTTGCATTTCTCAGTGACAAGGCGTAA